In one Nicotiana tomentosiformis chromosome 6, ASM39032v3, whole genome shotgun sequence genomic region, the following are encoded:
- the LOC104110414 gene encoding probable RNA helicase SDE3 translates to MGSVADKSDDEYSVITDKGDIGFVDFDRYKSACSYNPNGESEIVVISVPFPLIGGKPKSGIVGETIVDSITIENTTNDSLELWSIKIYDSKPEDSFTLSLMKPPTPCSDVQYIQEFMESFSLEDRMLRPSQTLTVWLSCKPKEIGLHTSAVHINVGDETIERLVFVLAEDKVSQSLASSRPYYRDRKKKAPAIDVFAPNAFVVGSRPTRARNQGFRYRLSSYPIPGDIREMIEKKQFPDAIGEGLRRDNYIFYFRILLNIEEIKMEEDMRDYDMESVTMKRRGPQYLSLDVPGLAERRPSLVYGDYIFARIATADASETTPYQGYIHRVEAEEVYLKFDKEFHINHVAGNLYNVQFAFNRTSVRRLHQAIEATESLNGEIFFPSGISRARHIQAARLAPISCMLNKEQTTAVEKILGCKGGAPYVIHGPPGTGKTRTLIEAILQLHVTRKDARVLVCAPSNSAADHILEKLVSQQNVEVKDHEIFRLNALTRPLDDVNPSHIRFCNVEVDAFKCPLLRDLRRYRIIISTYASASLLYAEGIKRGHFSHIFLDEAGQASEPETMVPLSHLLRNETVVVLAGDPLQLGPIVFSKDAENYGLGTSYMERLFECQLYGDLNENYATRLVRNYRCHPAILQLPSEMFYGGELIACKEDDKASAQTWVDLLPNKEFPLLFIGIQGCDEREGNNPSWFNRIEASKVVEIIRDLIENKGLKEEDIGVITPYRQQVQKIRKALESFDWANVKVGSVEQFQGQEREVIIISTVRSTVTHNDFDRIHYLGFLSNPRRFNVAATRARSLLVVIGNPHIICKDPYWNKLLWYCADNGSYKGCFLPERLEILEEDSGRANNWCDDEAQENNWDCKGAQANDWDCEGAQANDWDCEGAQANDWDCEGAQAKSLDCEGAQAKSLDCEGAQANNWDCEGAEAKSWDCEGAQANNWDYDKAKNCNDGGTCENEGKQSLQPSPEVQCGTVHQSEYIPDPVMDEAEWSDGWK, encoded by the exons ATGGGCTCAGTTGCTGATAAGTCGGATGATGAATATTCAGTAATTACTGATAAAGGAGACATCGGATTCGTTGACTTTGACAGATATAAATCAGCTTGTAGCTACAATCCAAATGGAGAGAGCGAGATAGTTGTTATATCTGTTCCATTTCCACTGATAGGGGGAAAACCTAAATCAGGAATTGTTGGTGAAACTATTGTCGATTCAATCACAATAGagaataccactaatgattcgcTGGAGCTCTGGTCAATTAAGATTTATGACTCGAAACCTGAGGATTCGTTCACGTTATCTCTGATGAAACCTCCAACTCCATGTTCCGACGTGCAATATATTCAAGAATTCATGGAGTCCTTTAGCTTAGAGGATAGAATGCTACGACCAAGTCAGACACTAACAGTGTGGTTGTCTTGTAAACCGAAAGAAATTGGGTTGCACACATCAGCTGTGCATATCAATGTGGGTGATGAGACCATCGAAAGATTGGTTTTTGTCCTGGCTGAGGATAAGGTCTCGCAGTCACTGGCTTCGAGCAGGCCATACTACAGAGACAGAAAGAAGAAAGCACCAGCAATAGATGTTTTTGCTCCTAATGCATTCGTTGTGGGTTCTCGGCCTACAAGGGCTCGAAATCAAGGATTCAGATACAGGCTTTCTTCATATCCCATTCCTGGGGATATAAGGGAAATGATAGAGAAGAAACAGTTTCCTGATGCTATTGGAGAAGGTTTAAGAAGAGATAATTACATTTTTTATTTTAGAATTTTACtaaatattgaagaaatcaagatggag GAAGACATGAGGGACTATGATATGGAGTCCGTCACCATGAAGCGAAGGGGACCTCAGTATTTGTCCCTTGATGTCCCGGGGCTAGCTGAGAGGAGGCCGTCACTTGTTTATGGGGATTATATCTTTGCAAGGATAGCTACTGCCGATGCAAGTGAGACCACCCCTTATCAG GGTTATATCCACCGAGTTGAGGCGGAAGAAGTGTATTTGAAGTTTGATAAAGAATTCCACATCAACCATGTTGCTGGAAATCTTTATAATGTGCAGTTTGCATTCAATCGTACGAGTGTGCGGAGGTTACACCAAGCCATTGAAGCTACAGAAAGCTTAAATGGAGAAATTTTCTTTCCATCTGGCATATCCAGAGCGAGACATATACAAGCTGCCAGACTGGCACCTATTTCATGTATGCTTAACAAGGAGCAGACGACTGCAGTTGAAAAGATCCTTGGGTGCAAAGGCGGAGCTCCGTACGTTATCCATGGGCCTCCTGGTACAGGCAAAACAAGGACTCTTATAGAAGCTATTCTCCAGCTACATGTTACGAGGAAAGATGCTCGAGTTCTTGTCTGCGCACCTTCGAATAGTGCTGCAGACCATATACTTGAGAAACTTGTCAGTCAGCAGAATGTTGAAGTGAAGGACCATGAGATTTTTAGGCTGAATGCACTCACACGTCCTTTAGACGACGTGAATCCTAGTCACATTCGCTTTTGCAATGTTGAAGTTGATGCCTTCAAGTGTCCTCTTCTCAGGGACCTTAGAAGATATAGGATTATCATATCTACATATGCTAGTGCATCTCTTCTTTATGCTGAAGGTATTAAACGGGgacatttctctcacattttcttGGATGAGGCAGGACAGGCATCGGAGCCTGAAACCATGGTTCCTCTGTCGCATCTTTTAAGGAACGAGACAGTAGTTGTACTTGCTGGTGATCCACTGCAACTTGGTCCCATAGTTTTTTCAAAAGATGCTGAAAATTATGGATTGGGGACATCATATATGGAAAGGTTATTTGAATGCCAGTTATATGGTGATCTCAACGAAAATTATGCTACCAGACTAGTAAGAAACTATCGGTGTCATCCAGCAATTCTGCAGCTTCCCTCAGAAATGTTTTATGGAGGAGAGTTGATCGCATGTAAAGAAGATGATAAAGCTTCTGCTCAGACTTGGGTGGACCTGCTTCCAAACAAGGAATTTCCGTTGCTTTTCATCGGTATCCAAGGTTGTGATGAAAGGGAAGGAAACAACCCATCATGGTTCAATAGGATTGAGGCAAGCAAGGTAGTAGAGATCATAAGGGATCTGATAGAGAACAAAGGTCTGAAAGAGGAAGATATTGGGGTGATAACACCTTACAGGCAACAAGTACAGAAAATAAGAAAAGCCCTTGAGAGTTTCGATTGGGCTAATGTAAAGGTCGGTAGTGTTGAGCAATTCCAAGGTCAGGAGAgagaagttattattatctcgaCCGTCCGATCAACTGTAACACACAATGATTTTGATAGAATCCACTATTTAGGATTTTTAAGCAATCCAAGAAGGTTTAATGTTGCTGCTACAAGAGCCAGATCGTTGCTTGTAGTTATTGGGAATCCACATATCATCTGCAAG GACCCCTACTGGAACAAGCTTTTATGGTATTGTGCAGATAATGGCTCCTATAAGGGCTGCTTCTTACCTGAAAGACTGGAGATCCTTGAAGAGGATTCTGGACGAGCAAATAATTGGTGTGATGACGAGGCTCAAGAAAATAACTGGGACTGCAAAGGGGCACAAGCTAACGATTGGGACTGCGAAGGGGCACAAGCTAACGATTGGGACTGCGAAGGGGCACAAGCTAACGATTGGGACTGCGAAGGAGCACAAGCTAAAAGTTTGGATTGCGAAGGGGCACAAGCTAAAAGTTTGGATTGCGAAGGGGCACAAGCTAACAATTGGGACTGTGAAGGAGCAGAAGCTAAAAGTTGGGACTGTGAAGGGGCTCAAGCTAACAATTGGGATTATGACAAAGCCAAGAATTGTAACGACGGAGGCACCTGTGAAAATGAAGGGAAACAGAGTCTTCAGCCATCTCCTGAGGTTCAATGTGGTACAGTTCACCAGTCAGAATACATCCCAGACCCTGTTATGGATGAAGCTGAATGGTCTGATGGTTGGAAATAA
- the LOC104110413 gene encoding non-specific lipid transfer protein GPI-anchored 21-like isoform X1 has protein sequence MLVLKFLKNFQLLVSILAIVLSSQLVSGQISTACSGAMLRSFSPCINFITNGGNNSSPTSDCCRSLKYVMSNGTDCLCLIVTGNVPFRVPINRTLAVSLPKACNMAGVPLQCKASASPIPAPGPAALAPTKSPRSPPSPSPEAANVPQLFTPPLGLGPVADTTPGNPNSGLTPPSPTDSFGNPDDNSGFKPDLTPSTAPSSDRFSTFVLLAACGTMAFKFY, from the exons ATGTTAGTGTTAAAATTCTTAAAGAACTTTCAACTATTAGTATCAATCTTGGCTATTGTTTTAAGCAGTCAATTAGTTTCAGGGCAGATTAGTACAGCGTGTAGCGGTGCAATGTTACGTAGCTTTAGCCCTTGCATAAACTTCATTACGAATGGTGGAAACAATTCTTCACCAACTTCAGATTGTTGCAGATCTCTCAAGTATGTCATGAGTAATGGAACAGATTGTCTCTGCCTTATTGTTACTGGAAATGTTCCTTTTCGCGTACCCATTAACAGGACATTAGCAGTTTCCCTTCCCAAAGCTTGTAACATGGCTGGTGTCCCCCTCCAGTGCAAAG CGTCTGCTTCCCCTATTCCAGCTCCAG GTCCAGCTGCCTTAGCACCAACAAAATCTCCTAGGTCACCCCCATCTCCTAGTCCTGAAG CTGCCAATGTTCCTCAGCTATTCACACCTCCTTTGGGATTGGGACCAGTGGCTGATACAACACCAGGTAATCCTAATTCAGGTTTAACACCACCTTCCCCAACAGACAGCTTTGGAAACCCTGATGATAATTCAGGATTCAAGCCTGATTTGACACCATCAACGGCCCCATCTTCTGATAGATTTTCAACATTTGTTCTTCTAGCAGCCTGTGGAACAATGGCTTTCAAGTTCTACTAA
- the LOC104110413 gene encoding non-specific lipid transfer protein GPI-anchored 21-like isoform X2, with product MLVLKFLKNFQLLVSILAIVLSSQLVSGQISTACSGAMLRSFSPCINFITNGGNNSSPTSDCCRSLKYVMSNGTDCLCLIVTGNVPFRVPINRTLAVSLPKACNMAGVPLQCKGPAALAPTKSPRSPPSPSPEAANVPQLFTPPLGLGPVADTTPGNPNSGLTPPSPTDSFGNPDDNSGFKPDLTPSTAPSSDRFSTFVLLAACGTMAFKFY from the exons ATGTTAGTGTTAAAATTCTTAAAGAACTTTCAACTATTAGTATCAATCTTGGCTATTGTTTTAAGCAGTCAATTAGTTTCAGGGCAGATTAGTACAGCGTGTAGCGGTGCAATGTTACGTAGCTTTAGCCCTTGCATAAACTTCATTACGAATGGTGGAAACAATTCTTCACCAACTTCAGATTGTTGCAGATCTCTCAAGTATGTCATGAGTAATGGAACAGATTGTCTCTGCCTTATTGTTACTGGAAATGTTCCTTTTCGCGTACCCATTAACAGGACATTAGCAGTTTCCCTTCCCAAAGCTTGTAACATGGCTGGTGTCCCCCTCCAGTGCAAAG GTCCAGCTGCCTTAGCACCAACAAAATCTCCTAGGTCACCCCCATCTCCTAGTCCTGAAG CTGCCAATGTTCCTCAGCTATTCACACCTCCTTTGGGATTGGGACCAGTGGCTGATACAACACCAGGTAATCCTAATTCAGGTTTAACACCACCTTCCCCAACAGACAGCTTTGGAAACCCTGATGATAATTCAGGATTCAAGCCTGATTTGACACCATCAACGGCCCCATCTTCTGATAGATTTTCAACATTTGTTCTTCTAGCAGCCTGTGGAACAATGGCTTTCAAGTTCTACTAA
- the LOC138893386 gene encoding non-specific lipid transfer protein GPI-anchored 5-like, whose product MASKRIKICMALVAIVSMISTGAMAQSKCMNAFFSMYSCLSYVTGNSKTPSSSCCSALSGVLQSQPRCLCTIANGGGSSLGVQINQTLALALPGACNLQTPPVSRCYAGNGPAMPPMPMGSSPVGSVLPTEQQILKLVHRFQARRQQGVAVPLMEAP is encoded by the exons ATGGCATCGAAAAGGATCAAAATTTGCATGGCTTTAGTTGCAATAGTGAGCATGATTTCAACAGGAGCAATGGCTCAATCCAAATGCATGAACGCATTCTTTAGCATGTATTCATGCCTTAGCTATGTCACTGGAAATTCAAAAACACCGTCTAGCTCTTGCTGTTCCGCCCTGTCTGGCGTGCTGCAGTCGCAGCCCAGGTGCCTTTGCACCATTGCTAATGGAGGCGGTTCGTCGTTGGGCGTCCAAATTAATCAAACTCTTGCACTTGCACTGCCTGGAGCATGCAACCTGCAAACTCCTCCTGTTAGTAGATGTTATG CTGGTAATGGACCGGCAATGCCTCCAATGCCAATGGGTTCTTCACCAGTGGGTTCAGTACTTCCGACAGAACAGCAGATTCTTAAACTGGTTCATCGTTTTCAG GCTCGAAGACAACAGGGAGTAGCAGTACCTCTGATGGAAGCCCCTTAA